The genomic region GCGGAGCGGACCGAGGCGCCGCCTCGATCTCGACGTCCCCCTCCTGCTGCAGCAACTCCTCCGACAGCGCGGCGAGTTGATGGTCGAGCGCTTCGATGCGCGCGTCCGACCGCGCATTCGTCTGCTCAGGCGCGGTCGAATCGCCCCCCCCTTCGGCGACGGGCTCGGCGTCCAGCCTGCTCAGCAGACTGTCCACCTGGCGCTGGAGGTCGTCCATCCTGGCCGGCGGATCGTCGAGGGTCGTGGGTTGTTCGGGCATCCGGGAAGCTCCCCTTCGATGATCGGCCTACTCGGCCCCGGACTCAAGGGGCGTCCGGTGGCCACCCCTGCCAAAGCCCTCTACGCTGGGAATGACCCTCACGAAGCGCCCACAACCCCCCACCCTCCTCTCACACCGCCGCAGGGTTCGACCATGCACAGGGTCTTTCTCCGAGAGACGGGGCCGGATGCCGACGGCGTGCTGACGATCGTCGGCGACGAGGCCCGCCATGCGCTCCGAGTCAAGAGACTCGAGCCAAGGGACACCCTCGAACTGCTCGACGGCGAAGGAGCGGTTCACACTGCCCGCATCGAAGCCTTCGACAAGCACGGCAGGGGCGAGTGGCTCATGCGGGTGCGCGTCGAGCGGACGGAGCGCAGGCCTCCCCTTGCGCCGGCCATCCACGCGGTCGTAGCCGCACCGAAAGGGCCGCACCTCGACGAGTTGATCTCGCAACTC from Synechococcales cyanobacterium CNB harbors:
- a CDS encoding 16S rRNA (uracil(1498)-N(3))-methyltransferase, which codes for MVERFDARVRPRIRLLRRGRIAPPFGDGLGVQPAQQTVHLALEVVHPGRRIVEGRGLFGHPGSSPSMIGLLGPGLKGRPVATPAKALYAGNDPHEAPTTPHPPLTPPQGSTMHRVFLRETGPDADGVLTIVGDEARHALRVKRLEPRDTLELLDGEGAVHTARIEAFDKHGRGEWLMRVRVERTERRPPLAPAIHAVVAAPKGPHLDELISQLSQVGAASWSPLRCERSVSEPGDKRLERLRRIAEESSKQCGRAWSLRIRPLTEFDGALTPAPAIVIADPNGGVYRPTRSPEIRLLVGPEGGWSDGELERARAAGVQVARFGPHAMRLETAAVVAAAVILELELNHPAGRSVPPGDL